CGGTGAAGGCGCGTTCAATCAGGGTGTCTTTTTCGCGGTTGGACAGCAACCCTGCTGGGGTGCGTGAAACGGTACTGAGGATATCTGGGGGGTGAATGTCGGCCACAATTGCTCCTGAAGATTTTAGAGATTGTGTCACAAAGCCTGAAACGGTTCAAGTGCAGATCCGACTGCAAAAACCCCTCTGGCAGGTGTCCTGGACATTCCAGAAGACGAAAGGAAAAGGAGACTGGTTGCCCAGTCTCCTTCAAGTCAAGTGGTTGCCTTACCAGCGATCGTTGCGCTGGGGTCGGCTGTTGTAGTTGCTTTCGGGTGCTGATTTGGTGACGACAATGTTGGCAGCCTGGGGCCCTTTGCCGTTCTGACCTTGCTGGACGTCGAATTCAACTTCATCGCCTTCATTGAGTTTTTTAAAGCCATTGCTTTTGATGGCACTGAAGTGGGCAAACAAATCGGGGTTGCCCTGGTGTGAAATGAAGCCGAATCCTTTTTCTGCGTTGAACCATTTAACGGTGCCTGAAGCCATGTTCTACTCTCTTTTCCCTCTCAAAAACAAAAAACACCGCACTCAAAAACCTGTGCCGTGTTGATTTTGGCGTCTCTGGAAGAAATTCATTCTGACACAAAAATTCTCAAAAAGCAAGACATTATTTTTGACTGAGAGATGACATGAAAAATCCTTCCTCTCATGTGCATCTGGTACAATGGATTTTAGACATCCTTGTCTGGATTTTAAATTCATCCCTGAATTCATTTCCCTTCATGCGGTGGCTGTCCACAAACGCCCCCCTTTCCTCGATTCCTCCGGGTGGCCCTTGCAGGTCATCTCGCCTGCCCTTCGTGTCAGAAGGGAAACTTTTGATGAGAGGAACCCATGCAACTGACTGCCCCCTGGAACACCACCGAGACCCACCGCAACCTGGTGCTTGAACTGCTCAACACCTGCGATTCCGTGGGAAACAACGACATCCGCCAGGCACTGGGCTGCACCGCAGGTCACGTGCATCTGGTGATGGATGACCTGATCACCGAAGGACATGTACAGGCCGACACCCGCGGACCGATCCGGTACAGCAAACGCACCTTCACCTTCGAAGAAAGGCACGTTCGCCCGGAATGGTTTGAGCGTCTGAAACGCTGGTTTCAGGGAGGCAAAAGCGAGACCTCTTTTCTGGTGGCCCGTCAACTGGACCTGAAATGGGAAGAGGTGGAAGCCACCATGGAAGCCATGCGCCAGCAAGGATGGCTGCACGGAAGATTCGTGGGCCGCATGTGCATCTACGCCCTGGTGCCCAGAGGAACCACCTTGCAGGGCCCGGCAGGACAGCAGGAACCTCGCGTCATCAGATGACCTGGAGTCCTGCCATTCCTATGGGTGGGTAGAGGGTCCTGATTCTCCTCTGGTCTGCATTCCGCAGTGCACCGCAGCATGTTCCGTCGTGTTGCGGTGCATTTGAGCGTCTGAACGAAATCCAAATCAAGCCCCAACCGGACCAGCACCCCGGGTTTTCCCAGCCTTTCGCGGCCCACTTCTGGAGGTCCCATGAACAGCGATCTTTTGCTTCTCACCTTGCGCCGACTGCTCACCGAAATTGTCCGCCTGCGGTTCAAAGACCAGTTCGCCCGCCACCGCCAGATGCAGGTGGACCTCGCCGACAATGACATTCGCAGCAAACTGACGGACATTGAGGCTCTGGTTGTTCCACTGCTGGGTGCGCAGAACACCGAGCAGGTGATTCTGGAGGCTTTGCAAGAGGCACGAGAGCACCGAACCCAGCCCTGAGGAGGTCATGGGCTTCAGATCCGGTCAGATGCACATGTTGCCTCACCGCTGCCCATGAGCATCACCTGCACCATGACGGATCTCCATCCAAATTCCATGTGCGGCCAGCTTCCCCAGCAGTGTGCCTTGCCATGGGTTTGAACGGTTTTGTGCATCCACTTTTGGTGTTCGGGGTGGAACCAGACCTTTGAAAGGGGTGAGGGATTTCTTCAAGTCCTTGCTTATCAGGCATGCAACACCCTTTTCTGGACATCAACCACCATTTGGTTGATCAACGATCCCTCCACACAAAGAAATACCCATTGTTTTCCAGGCGTTCTGTGAGGTGATCTTTCCAGCATTCAACTTTGAAGTCATCCATGACCCATTCTCTTCCCTTCACCTGAAGCCTGCAGAGAAAACGCAAACAAAACCATCAATTTCGCAGCCAATGAATCAATGCAAGGGGTGAGCCCCTCACCTGAGGGAATGTGAGGGTGAAACATGAACCGACTGGTGCTTTCTCAAGCCAAACAGGAATTTCTGGCAGGCACAGGGTGCAGCAGTCCGGCTCAAGCCATCGAGTTTGGTTTGAGAACCCTGCAAGAGTGGACAGCGGTCCTTGACTGCTGCCAGAGGTCCTCTGAGGACCTCAAACATCAGGGGAAACCTCAAGGCAGACCCGCTGGTTCGCCAAAACGTCAGGTGTCTTGAGGTGGATTTGCAGGTCAAGTGAAGCTGTACCTCTGGGTGCAGGGATTGCCCAATATCCGCTGAAGGAGCTTGCATTTACTCCAGGAGAGCAGGACAGAGCGAATCCTTCTGGAAGGATAGGGTTCCAATCAAGAAAAAAGACTGCGCTGTCCTGGGTGGCAGCGCCAACACTTTAACCCCTTTAGGGTTCTTATCCAGGTCAGGTGCTCAGCGTGAAGCTGCTTTGCTCAGCCACTCCAGAGCTGCTTCTGCCTGATTGAGCACCGAAATGTGTCCTTCTTCAGGCCTCAACCAGAGTTCTGCTGCAGCAATGTGCCGGG
This region of Deinococcus roseus genomic DNA includes:
- a CDS encoding cold-shock protein — translated: MASGTVKWFNAEKGFGFISHQGNPDLFAHFSAIKSNGFKKLNEGDEVEFDVQQGQNGKGPQAANIVVTKSAPESNYNSRPQRNDRW